A stretch of DNA from Bacillus sp. Marseille-Q1617:
ATGTTCATTGAATAAATTCTTCGCAACGGAAGTCCTGGATTACGTTGTTGACGAAGGCGTTCAGCTACACGGCGGATACGGATTCATGCAGGAATATGAGATTGAAAGAATGTACCGCGATTCACGCATCAACCGTATCTTCGAAGGCACGAATGAAATCAACCGCCTTCTTGTACCGGGGACATATCTTCGTAAAGCAATGAAAGGTGAACTGCCGCTCCTTCAGAAAGCACAGGCTCTTCAGGAAGAACTGATGATGCTTATGCCAGAAGAAGTTAGCGACGAGCCATTGGCACAGGAAAAATATCTTGTGAAAAACGCGAAGAAAATCGGTCTGATGCTTGCAGGATTAGCTGCTCAGAAGTTCGGAAAGGCACTCGAAAAAGAGCAGGAAATCCTTGTGAACATTGCAGATATCGTATCGAATGCATATGCAATGGAATCTGTCGTCCTTCGTACAGAAAAAGCGCTTGAGAAGGGCGGAGCTGAAAAAGCGAAGCAAAAACTTCTTTATACGCAAATCTTCTGTCAGGAAGCGTTCAATGAAATCGAAGCGCATGCAAAAGAAACGCTTGTGGCAACAGAGCAGGGTGACACTCTACGTATGATGCTTTCAGCGCTCCGCAAATTCACGCGCCACACACCGATCAATGTGATCGCGGTTAAGCGTGAAGCATCTGAAAAGCTGATTGATGCTGAGAAGTATGTTGTTTGATAAGTGACTTTTTGGTGAAAGGAACGGACCTCCGTTTGGGGGTCTGTTTTTTGTTTTTGGGGTCATTATCTTGAGGGAGAGATAGTAATCCAGTCAACTATTGAATTAATTACGTCACCAATATAAATAATTCAATCATACATTTAAATAATTCCGTCACACCGCCTCATCATTCCCTCACAAACCCCATTGATTCAATCAACCGGTCAAATTCTACTATAGCAGCTGGTGTACGCACTCAATATCCGTTCTCTTGACGTATCCCTAAGTATAAATTATTATATGTTTAAACACTTAAACGTTTAAGCGTTTAAACATAACGAAATAAGGTGGAAAATATATATGAAAAACAAAACCGTACTGATCACAGGGGCATCAAGTGGAATAGGGCTTCATTTTAGTCATAAATTTGCTCAAGCGGGCCATAACGTGGTCCTCGTGGCGAGAAGTGAGGAGAAGCTGCATTCTCTTGCTGCAGAATTAGAAGGGAAATACAAGATCAAAGCACATGTTATCAAAGCTGATCTAGCCGAGACGGGAGCATCCCGTTTCATTTATGAACAAGTTACGTCAAATGACATCGAAGTTGATATTCTCATTAACAATGCCGGGTTTGGATTGTTCGGTGAATTTGAACAGACTGAGATTGAGAAAGAAAAGGATATGATTCAAGTAAACATTACAGCCTTGACCGAGCTTAGCAAGTATTTTGGAAAGGAAATGGTGAATCGGAAGAAGGGACAAATATTGAACGTGGCTTCCACTGCAGCCTTCCAGCCGGGACCATTAATGTCCGTATACTATGCCACGAAAGCGTACGTCCTTTCATTATCAGAGGCACTTGCGAATGAATGGGAGGAATACGGAGTGCAGGTGATGGCACTATGTCCGGGAGCTACTAAAACAGGGTTCAGTGATGCAGCCGAACTTCAGGAATCAAGACTCTTCCAGTCGGGCGTCATGACTGTTGAAGAAGTAGTAGAAGAAGCCTATAAGCAGATGGCCCATCAAAAGAAGGTAGTGATCATACCAGGGATGAAAAATAGAGTGCTCGCCGGGTCCATTCGATTCATGCCGCGTAAACTGGTCACAAAGATTGTCCGCAAAGTCCAGGAACGGATATAATAAAAGTGAATGAAGTAGAAGGGAGAATATTATGGGGCAAAAAGCCATTGATACATTCCGTGCTTGTACTCCTTTATTTCAAGCATTAAGTGATCCGTATCGGCAGGACATCATTGTCCTTCTTGCTGAAAAAGAACCGCTTACGGTCAATCAAATCACTGAGCATCTAACTCTATCCCGTCCGGCGGTCTCCCACCATTTGAAAATATTGAGAGATCAGCAGCTCGTCTCCCTTGAGCAGAAAGGGACACAGCGTTTCTATTCTTTAGAACTTGATCATGCGGTTGAACTTCTAAAGCAACTGGTGGGGACAATAGAAAATCACTGTGAATAAACCTTCTGTAAAAGAAGGAAAATAACGAAGGCTGTCGAAATTAGTCTAATAGGTAAAATCCTTAAACCAGGGAACGGTGATATATCCAGTTCCCTACTTTTTAATATTGAATGATATATGCTGACAACCAAATCGAAAGGTGGTGGTAACATGTCATTGTCTTTTTATTCATATCCAAAATGCGGAACGTGCCGGAAAGCAAAGAAGTGGCTTGAAGACAATAACGCAGATTTTAATGAAATACATATCGTTGAAAATCCCCCGTCCAAGGACGAGCTGAAAAGCCTTTATGAAAAAAGCGGTCTGCCGCTGAAAAAGTTTTTCAATACCAGCGGGAAAAAGTATCGTGAACTTGGATTGAAGGATAAGGTGAACGATGCCCCTGATGAAGAACTCCTTGAGATCCTGTCTTCAGACGGCATGCTCATTAAACGTCCGATCACAACAGATGGTTCCAAGGTGACGGTCGGATTCAAAGAAGAAACGTTTGAAGACACCTGGAAATGAGGGTACATTCCATTTCGTGTAACCAGCTAATGGAAGCCCCTTAAACGGCTTATAAAAAGTTTCAAAGGAAACACTTTGTTTTCTTGCTTTTTTATAAAAGAGTGTGTCAATATTAGGTTGTATACCAAGTATTTGGAGGGATTTGAAATGAGTACACCGAAAGATCTTCGCTATTCTGAAGAACATGAATGGGTCAAAACAGAAGGGGAAAACGTACGTATTGGAATTACTGCATTTGCACAATCTGAACTTGGCGATATCGTATTCGTGGAGCTGCCTGAAGTAGGCGACGAAGTTAAGGCTGACGAGCCATTCGGAAGCGTTGAATCAGTTAAAACTGTTTCAGAACTGTACGCACCGGTTTCAGGTAAAGTCGTTGAAGTAAATGAAGATCTTGCTGACAGCCCTGAGTTTGTTAACGAGTCTCCTTATGAAAAAGCTTGGATGATCGTTGTTGAACCAACTGATGCTGGAGAAGTGGACAAGCTGATGACAGCAGAACAATATGAAGAAATGATTAACGAAGGTTAATACCCGGGAACACCTTGAGTATATTCTCAAGGTGTTTTGTTTTTCATTTGGGGCATTCTAATGGTAGATGCCATTAAAGAAAGGATGACCCCTATGACTCTTGAACCAAAGAAACTGGATGTCACAGACCGTGTGACTGGAAAACTGAAAAATGGAGAGTTGGAATTGTATCTTGATAATCAGCCGATCGGCAGAATGGCTGTGCCTCTTGAAGGGATCGCCATGGAACCTGATTTTGAAGCGAAAGAAAATAAAATTTTCCAAAACTACACCGCCACAGAAGGAACCGATGCACGATATACTGACTGTGACGAAGGCGGCTGGTGTTAAGTTTCACTTGAAAGGGTGCCAGACTTCTCCTCATGGAAAGCCGGCACCCTTTTGCCTGTTTTAATGCTAATGCAAGGTATTGAGTTGGTAAGATATATTTAATACGCTTTATTTTAATGAAAAAGATTTAAGCCTGTTCCAGCGGTTGATTGGAGTGCAAGACGAAGACTCCTGCGGGAAAAATAGCTAATGTGAGACGTGTCCAGCTCCGGGGCTTAGAGGCACATGTCATAAGTCAACTCGTCCAAGAAGGCAAAAAACGCCTTCACGGCCGATTCGCCTTATCCCCCCCGCCTCTCTTCAAAGCCCCTCCGCTTTTCTAACCCGCAGGAACGGAGTGACGAGGAGGCTCACGGGCTACCCGCGGAAAGCGAAGTCTTGCACGGAAATCAACAGCGGAGTTCAGCCTTTTTTCTTTCTATTTCCAAAAAAAAATGAGAAGATATAAGTAAGTAGCGGACATCATCTCTAATTAATTGAATATACTATCCTAATCTTATTTTTGAAAGATAAGGTGATGACAATGTTGGAATTTGGTGATGAAAAAGTAATCATCGTAGAAGGTACAACAGATAAACGAAAGGTAGAAGGGATCATTAAAGAACCCATTGAGATTATCTGTACAAATGGAACCATCAGCATTACAAAAATGGACGAACTGATTGATTCGCTGGAACAGAGAGATGTTTATATACTGGTGGATGCCGACCATGCAGGAGAAAAGCTTCGAAAACAATTCAAGCGTGAGTTTCCCGAGGCAGAGCACTTATATATCGACCGGATGTATAAAGAAGTGGCATCTGCACCTGAATATCATTTGGCTTCTGTACTGATTGGCGCCAATATTGATATACACACGGAATTTCTGGAAAAAAGGATGAGTTAACGTTGAATGAGGTAAGTAGTACAAGTGCGCTTTATGATTCAATAAACACACATGAACTTTCGGCCGTTTATCTCTACACCCCTATGTGTGGGACATGCCAGGTAGCAGGCAAAATGATGGAAGTCGTGAAAAAGCTTCCGCAGTCCTTTCATTTTGAAAAAGTCAATTTGAATTACTTACCACAGTTTGCAGAAGAACAGGTGATTGAAAGTGTGCCATGTTTGATCCTATATAAAAATTCTGAAGAGAAGGAAAGGATTTATGCCTTTCAATCTGTGCCCTATCTATATGAAATGTTGAAGAAAACAGAGACCTTTAATGGATAAAGGTCTTTTTATTTTGTCATTTTCGCTATCACTTTAATATAGGTGTCCAATGTAGCTGCTCAACCCTGAAAACCTTTCTACAAACTAGGACATATTTCTTGGGAAATGAAGAGAAATTGCTCGGAATTTATATTCTGAATATTCAATATTATCTATTTCGACAGTGATTCATTATTACTTCAAAATCATGTCGAGCAACTGAAAAAGGATAGAATATCCAAATGTAGAATTAAGTAGTAAGAAGATTCGCGGGAGGGTATTTATGAGAAATCATTTAGAGACGTTAATTGAACAATGTCATGCCAAGTACCATCTGCAGCTGTTATTTCCTTCAGATCCATTTATTCTTGCCTTCGAATGTGAAAATCAGCGCTACACCATTTCTCTATCAAATAATGAGTGCTTTATTATGGAAGACAGTATGAAATCTGAACCTCAATTTTTTATCGATGGAAATAAGGAAATGATTACACGTGTTTTAAAAGGGGATGAGCTTTTATCGCGGATGGTTGAAAACAATCAATTATCTGTTCGCGGTGGTTACCGCCCGCTGTTGTTCGTGGAGTCTGTGTTGTGGTTGACAAGACCCATCATAAAAGAGACTGTGGAAATTTAGTGATTACTCTAATCTTCTGAAAAAAAAGAATTGACACCCTTTATATGTGGTGATAAAATCACTTTTGTAGCAAATTTTCTGAGACTTTACACATATTAACTTAATATATTTAGACTTACTCTTATTTAGAGTGGTGGAGGGACGTGCCCTATGAAGCCCGGCAACCGTCAATTTTATTGAAATGGTGCCAATTCACTCAAAGCTATGCTTTGACAGATAAGAGGAAGGATAATCATATGATTATGCCTTTCTGCTTATCTGCGGGAAGGTTTTTTTATTGCCCTCATACCTAGACTGTGGGCAATAAGAGAAGTATTAATTCATATTAGAACGATCGTTTTACTCAAGAAGAAGGAAGGTGACCGACATCATGATTACCATCTCAGACGTGAAGAAAATATATCAATCGAAATCAGGCCCGATTTCTGCAGTGGACGGAGTGAACCTTTCCGTTAAGGAAGGTGAAATATTCGGGGTGATCGGCTATAGCGGTGCCGGTAAAAGTACGCTGATCCGGATGCTCAACGGACTTGAGGTCCCGACTGAAGGTGCTATTAACGTGGGCGGTCAGGCAGTATCTACGATTAGAGGTAAAAAGCTCCGCGAGGCAAGACAATCGATAGGCATGATTTTTCAACATTTCAATCTGTTATGGTCAAGGACTGTCATTGAAAATATTCAGTTCCCCTTGGAGATAGCAGGTGTTCCTAAAAAAGAAAGAAATAAAAGGGCAAATGAACTGCTGGCTCTTGTCGGCCTTGAAGGGAGAGGGGATTCGTATCCTGCGCAGCTGAGCGGCGGCCAGAAGCAGCGTGTCGGCATCGCAAGGGCACTTGCGAACAACCCGAGTGTACTTCTGTGTGACGAAGCGACATCTGCACTTGATCCCCAGACAACCGATTCCATCCTTGATCTGCTTGTGGATATCAACAAGCGCCTGGGACTGACCATCGTCCTGATCACGCATGAAATGCACGTCATCAAAAAAATCTGTCATCGTGTAGCCGTAATGGAAAATGGGAAGGTTGCTGAACTCGGGGATGTGCTCGAAGTATTCCGGAATCCTCAGCAGCAGGTGACAAAAAGGTTTGTGAAGGAAGTGTCTCAGGATCAAGATTCG
This window harbors:
- a CDS encoding YusG family protein → MTLEPKKLDVTDRVTGKLKNGELELYLDNQPIGRMAVPLEGIAMEPDFEAKENKIFQNYTATEGTDARYTDCDEGGWC
- a CDS encoding toprim domain-containing protein → MLEFGDEKVIIVEGTTDKRKVEGIIKEPIEIICTNGTISITKMDELIDSLEQRDVYILVDADHAGEKLRKQFKREFPEAEHLYIDRMYKEVASAPEYHLASVLIGANIDIHTEFLEKRMS
- a CDS encoding thioredoxin family protein, which encodes MNEVSSTSALYDSINTHELSAVYLYTPMCGTCQVAGKMMEVVKKLPQSFHFEKVNLNYLPQFAEEQVIESVPCLILYKNSEEKERIYAFQSVPYLYEMLKKTETFNG
- the gcvH gene encoding glycine cleavage system protein GcvH: MSTPKDLRYSEEHEWVKTEGENVRIGITAFAQSELGDIVFVELPEVGDEVKADEPFGSVESVKTVSELYAPVSGKVVEVNEDLADSPEFVNESPYEKAWMIVVEPTDAGEVDKLMTAEQYEEMINEG
- a CDS encoding metalloregulator ArsR/SmtB family transcription factor; its protein translation is MGQKAIDTFRACTPLFQALSDPYRQDIIVLLAEKEPLTVNQITEHLTLSRPAVSHHLKILRDQQLVSLEQKGTQRFYSLELDHAVELLKQLVGTIENHCE
- a CDS encoding SDR family oxidoreductase, which encodes MKNKTVLITGASSGIGLHFSHKFAQAGHNVVLVARSEEKLHSLAAELEGKYKIKAHVIKADLAETGASRFIYEQVTSNDIEVDILINNAGFGLFGEFEQTEIEKEKDMIQVNITALTELSKYFGKEMVNRKKGQILNVASTAAFQPGPLMSVYYATKAYVLSLSEALANEWEEYGVQVMALCPGATKTGFSDAAELQESRLFQSGVMTVEEVVEEAYKQMAHQKKVVIIPGMKNRVLAGSIRFMPRKLVTKIVRKVQERI
- a CDS encoding arsenate reductase family protein — protein: MSLSFYSYPKCGTCRKAKKWLEDNNADFNEIHIVENPPSKDELKSLYEKSGLPLKKFFNTSGKKYRELGLKDKVNDAPDEELLEILSSDGMLIKRPITTDGSKVTVGFKEETFEDTWK
- a CDS encoding methionine ABC transporter ATP-binding protein, translating into MITISDVKKIYQSKSGPISAVDGVNLSVKEGEIFGVIGYSGAGKSTLIRMLNGLEVPTEGAINVGGQAVSTIRGKKLREARQSIGMIFQHFNLLWSRTVIENIQFPLEIAGVPKKERNKRANELLALVGLEGRGDSYPAQLSGGQKQRVGIARALANNPSVLLCDEATSALDPQTTDSILDLLVDINKRLGLTIVLITHEMHVIKKICHRVAVMENGKVAELGDVLEVFRNPQQQVTKRFVKEVSQDQDSDEVIEQLIQDYSTGKVLKFTFVGESTGQPLITSLIRKFDLEVNILQGQISQTQKGAYGTLFVHLDGAESQLKEALAFAESQLVKVEVMAG